A genomic segment from Micropterus dolomieu isolate WLL.071019.BEF.003 ecotype Adirondacks linkage group LG03, ASM2129224v1, whole genome shotgun sequence encodes:
- the kcnj14 gene encoding ATP-sensitive inward rectifier potassium channel 14, which translates to MMGAARVKRRFSAVVDGPVEEEEVMRLAQSAADTARAGGSPTGSGTPTSPSPTHALNGKTLPLQSNTNNARRQSAIGESVGGDAGEGGVRSGGMCSGLRSGRGCSVGGRGKSHSSLAQDSLSSPSTTSRRHTRRSSRRPRQRFVGKDGRCNVTFVNMSERGQRYLSDLFTTCVDIRWRWMLVIFTLSFLLSWLLFGFAFWLIASMHGDLSIQLTPSSGFSPGSGEAGSGGESDREAVVEEPCFLQVNSFMAAFLFSLETQTSIGYGFRSVTEECPLAVAAVVLQCIVGCIIDAFIIGAVMAKIAKPKKRNETLVFSETAVVALRDGKLCMMWRVGNLRKSHLVEAHVRAQLLKSRVTAEGEFLPLDNVDINVGFDNGTDRIFLVSPVTIVHEINDESPFFEIDRKALENDSELEVVVILEGMVEATAMTTQCRSSYLASEILWGHRFEPVLFERKDCYQVDYSFFHRTYEIPTTPSCSAKELAEQKFLQSSHSSFCYENEVALQLVSPDDEPEQDPECPSPPTRRPSLAEHLHYN; encoded by the exons ATGATGGGAGCGGCACGCGTGAAACGCCGCTTCAGTGCTGTGGTGGATGGgccagtggaggaggaggaagtcaTGAGGCTGGCACAGAGTGCTGCAGACACGGCTAGGGCAGGGGGCAGTCCGACGGGGTCAGGGACCCCAACCAGCCCCTCCCCGACTCATGCCCTGAACGGCAAAACTCTACCTCTCCAGAGCAACACCAACAATGCACGGAGGCAGAGTGCCATTGGAGAGTCAGTTGGAGGAGACGCAGGAGAAGGCGGGGTGAGATCAGGAGGAATGTGCTCAGGTCTAAGGAGTGGAAGAGGCTGTAGTGTAGGAGGAAGAGGGAAAAGCCATTCATCCTTGGCCCAGGATTCGCTCTCTTCCCCCTCCACTACTAGCCGCAGGCACACCAGGCGCTCTAGCCGCCGGCCCCGACAACGCTTTGTGGGCAAGGACGGACGCTGCAACGTCACTTTTGTCAACATGAGCGAGAGGGGCCAGCGCTACCTCAGCGACCTCTTTACCACCTGTGTGGACATCCGCTGGCGCTGGATGCTGGTCATCTTCaccctctccttccttctctcctggctgCTCTTTGGATTTGCCTTCTGGCTCATTGCCTCCATGCATGGGGACCTCTCCATTCAGCTTACCCCCAGCTCAGGTTTCTCTCCGGGATCAGGAGAGGCCGGGTCTGGAGGAGAGTCTGATAGAGAGGCAGTGGTTGAGGAGCCGTGCTTCCTCCAGGTGAACAGCTTCATGGCGGCCTTTCTATTCTCCTTGGAGACACAGACATCCATTGGTTACGGATTTAGAAGTGTGACCGAAGAATGTCCCCTGGCGGTGGCGGCGGTCGTTTTGCAGTGCATTGTGGGCTGCATTATTGACGCCTTCATCATTGGGGCAGTCATGGCAAAGATTGCCAAGCCCAAGAAGCGCAACGAGACGCTGGTGTTCTCTGAAACAGCTGTGGTGGCGCTGAGGGACGGGAAACTCTGCATGATGTGGAGGGTCGGAAACCTACGCAAGAGCCATCTGGTAGAGGCACACGTTCGAGCACAACTACTGAAG TCAAGGGTGACAGCAGAAGGAGAGTTCCTCCCACTTGACAATGTGGACATCAACGTGGGTTTTGATAATGGCACGGACCGTATCTTCTTAGTCTCACCAGTGACAATTGTCCATGAAATCAACGACGAGTCGCCCTTCTTTGAGATCGACCGAAAGGCCCTGGAGAATGACTCTGAGTTGGAGGTGGTGGTCATCCTCGAGGGCATGGTTGAGGCCACAGCCATGACTACACAGTGCCGTAGCTCTTATCTGGCTTCTGAAATCCTCTGGGGACACCGATTCGAACCAGTGCTCTTCGAGAGGAAAGACTGCTACCAG GTGGACTACTCATTCTTCCATCGGACATATGAAATCCCGACCACTCCTTCATGCAGTGCTAAAGAGCTGGCAGAACAGAAGTTCTTACAAAGCTCACACTCGTCATTCTGCTATGAGAATGAAGTGGCTCTGCAACTCGTCTCCCCTGATGATGAGCCTGAACAAGACCCTGAGTGTCCCTCCCCACCCACACGAAGGCCATCTCTGGCAGAACATCTCCACTACAACTGA
- the uts2r3 gene encoding urotensin-2 receptor: MDLSGSLPPPSPYTFLSIIPNFSVPSSSSPSISPSPSLASTALFCSLLSLLSLLGITGNLYTLGLVLRRRRSRRRRGATCCLMRVPVPSCLANSSSPSSSPISSSSSSSSSSLHLQVLSLALADLLYLFTAPFIVYDSLASGWAFGEPGCRLLLSLDLLTMHASIFTLTAMSLDRYRAVAHPLHTSSSNSSGLLRVGLAWGLAVALSLPMMITLHLEDGENQEGQLCVPAWDEQSSKAYLSVLFCTSILGPGLAIGALYATLGRLYWVSQTRPAWASGSSTASTPRAPKPKVLLLILGIVLAFWACFLPFWIWQLLPLYKPDMLRTVPVGTQVTVNRILTGLTYGNSCVNPFFYTLLTGKRRRNRQTLTSANQLSRKSSPLQ, translated from the coding sequence ATGGACCTCTCCGGCTCTTTGCCTCCACCTTCCCCATACACCTTCCTTTCTATTATCCCTAATTTCTCtgtgccctcctcctcctctccctccatctctccatcacccagcctgGCGTCCACAGCTCTCTTctgctccctcctctccctcctctccttgcTGGGTATCACAGGTAACCTGTACACTCTGGGCCTTGTTTTGAGGCGCAGGAGAAGTAGGAGAAGACGTGGAGCAACCTGCTGCCTGATGAGAGTACCTGTACCATCCTGCCTTGCCaactcctcctccccttcctcctcccccatctcctcttcctcctcttcctcctcctcttctcttcacCTGCAGGTGCTGAGCCTTGCTCTTGCTGATCTGCTCTACCTTTTTACTGCTCCCTTCATCGTGTACGACAGCCTGGCGTCCGGGTGGGCCTTTGGTGAGCCAGGCTGCCGCCTCCTCCTGAGCCTCGACCTCCTCACCATGCACGCCTCCATCTTCACTCTTACCGCCATGAGTCTCGACCGCTACCGGGCTGTGGCCCATCCCCTGCAtacctcctcctccaactcctccgGCCTGCTGCGTGTAGGTCTGGCCTGGGGACTGGCTGTGGCTCTTAGTCTGCCCATGATGATCACACTGCACCTGGAGGATGGGGAGAACCAGGAGGGCCAgctgtgtgtgcctgcatggGACGAGCAGAGCTCCAAGGCCTATCTAAGCGTGCTCTTCTGCACTAGCATTCTTGGTCCTGGGTTGGCCATTGGAGCACTTTATGCTACTCTAGGCCGGCTTTACTGGGTGTCTCAGACCAGGCCAGCCTGGGCCAGTGGGAGCAGCACCGCTTCTACTCCCCGTGCCCCCAAACCCAAAGTGCTGCTCCTCATCCTTGGTATTGTCCTGGCCTTCTGGGCCTGCTTCCTCCCTTTCTGGATCTGGCAGCTGCTGCCACTCTATAAGCCTGACATGCTGCGGACAGTACCAGTAGGGACACAGGTGACAGTGAATCGTATCCTCACAGGGCTGACCTATGGAAACTCCTGTGTGAATCCATTCTTCTACACACTATTGACAGGAAAACGAAGACGCAACCGGCAGACGCTGACATCAGCAAATCAGCTCTCCCGTAAGAGCAGTCCACTGCAGTAG